The genomic stretch CGCATCGCAGCAATCAGGCGGTCACCGATATGGCCCTTGGCCCCCGTGAATCCCGCCACAATGGCCTGCGGGACGCTGTCATTGGCAAGAAGGTTCCCCCCCGAGGCCACATTTTCCGCCTCTGCCTGGGTCCAGATACCCAGGCTTTTGGGGCCGGAATGGATCGCCGTGCGGCCCTGCCCGTCTACCGCCAGCACTTGCCGGTATTCCATGAACTGGCCACGGGCCTGCACCTCGGCAATGGCCTCAGGCGCGGACATACCGCCTTGCATCAGGTCAAGCGTAAGCGGCCCCAGCGAGGGATCGGTCACGTTCTGCGAGGCCACCGCGCCCACGCCTGCGCGGGCAAAAGCACAGCGCGCAGCGACAGCCGGTGACGAGGAGGAAATTGCCATGCCAAACATGCCGGTTTCGGCGCAGCGCGCTACAAGAGAAAAGGTCATGCGCTCAATCCGGGATCACGGCAGTGCCGTCGATCTCAACCAGCCAATCGGGCCGCGCCAACGCCTGCACCACAAGCCCGGTCGAAACCGGATGCACGCCTTTGATATATTCGCCCATGGTGCGATAGACCGCCTCGCGGTGGCGCACGTCGGTGATATAGACCACCACCTTGACCAAGTGGCTCATGTCGCCGCCGGCCTCTTCGATCAGCTGGCGAATATTCTGCATCACCTTATGGGTCTGCTCCACCGGATCATGGCTGTCGATGTTTTTGGCATCATCAAGGCTCTGTGGGCATTGCCCCCGCAGCCAAACGGTCTTGCCGCCCTGCGTGACCACGGCCTGGCACAGATCATTGTCGAGGTTCTGCTCGGGGTAAGTGTCACCGGTGTTGAATTTGCGAATACGGGTATGTGCCATATGGGCGCTCCTGTCAGGTTTATTCTGCGGCGGCCGACACAATCGCCGCCTCGCCGTCATAAGCCATGTAGGCTCGCTGGATTTCAATTTGATCGGCGACATGTTTGGCGTCGTGCCACACGCCCCACAGGAAAGACGACCCCCGCCGCGACTGCCAGGGCAGCCCAAGGAAATACACCCCCGGCTCTGTGGACAGTCCGCGTTGGTGGATTGGCGCGCCACGCTCATCAAAAGCGTCAACCTTGAGCCAGTCAAAGTCCTGCCGAAAGCCGGTGGCCCAAATGATTGTGCCCACGTTCTCTTGTTTCAGGTCGATGGCGTTCAGCGGCTGGCTCAGACAGTCCGGGTCGGGGAAGGCCTGCCGCGCCTGCGGGTCCATGGGCAGATCAAGGCCTGTGCGCGCGACATAGGCATCCGCCATATCAAGCAACTCGGCGTAATCTGCATCGCCCTTTGCCACGTTGGCCTGCAGATCGACAGCAAAGCGCAGCACGCCGTCCTCATAGCCCGCAGTCAAACCGGTCAGCACCACGCCCTCCCCCGCGAGGCGACGGAAATCCATGGTCTGCCCGCCATAGGCTCCGCTGACTGAGATGGTCACATGCTCTGTGCCGGGCGCGGGTGCGGCCATGTCCCACAGGCCCAGCACCCCTAGCCACCAGACAAAGTCACGCCCCCGATAGCGACGTGGTGGACGGCCATGCGAGCCCACCGACAGGAACACTTTGCGACCCGCGCGGTTCAGTTCGTCTGCAATCTGCGCCCCGGATGCCCCGGCACCGACCACCATAACCGCCCCATCGGGGAGTTGATCGGGGTTTTTGTAGTGAAACGAATGAAGCTGGGTGACCGGCGCGGTTTCCGGAACGATGGGTGGAATCACCGGATGCTGAAACGCGCCGGTCGCCGCCACGATGCGGTCGGCCTCAATCTCGCCCGCGCTGGTTTTAACCAGGAACCGGCCAGTGCCGGGCTGACGCCGGGCTTCCAGCACCTCGACCCCTTCACGGATCGGCGCCTGTACCATTGCGGCGTAGTCCACCAGGTAATCAGCCACACGATCCTTGGAAACAAAGGCATCAGGTGCCTCGCCCTCGAAATTCATATTTGGGAAACGGTCATGCCACACTGGCCCGTTGGTCACCAGCGCATCCCAGCGCCCGGTGCGCCAGGCTTCGGCCGTGCGGTTTTTTTCCAGCACCAGATGCGGCACTCCGGCCCGGCCAAGGTGCTCACTCATGGCGATGCCAGCCTGTCCGCCCCCGACGATCAATGTATCAGTCTTTTCCACGGGCATGTCCGCCTTCCCCTGCTTTTAAAGGTGCTTTTGGCCCGATGTCGGGCGATCCTTTCCAAGCTAAAGGAGAAGACAATGCCCTAAAACTACGATTTCTCGCAGCACTGCTTAGGTTGTCCCTAAACAGTGTCACACCGCGTATCACATGAGGCGGTTCATGCGCCGGTCGCGCGGATCAGAACCGCCGACTGCAGCGATATGGATGAATTGTCCCAGAGCGCAGCGGCATCACGACGTTTCAAGCCGATATTTCCTAAAAACCTCACCGTCATATTCGATCTCTTTGGTAAACTTGGCCCCGGCGCGGACAAGCGCCCCCAAATTCCTGCGAGAGGGCGGCAGCAGGACCGTCACGAATTCAATGCGTGGATCTGCCTTCGCAAATGCAATGGCTTTTCTTGAGATGAGCATCCCCAGACCAAAATTGCCCGGCGTGAGGACCAGGCCAAAGTCCCACTCTGTGCCTTCTTTTTGAAACCCACCCCATCCAACATAGGCTTCATCGCTCAAGACCGCCCAATGGCCCAGACCATCGCGCTGCCAGTACTCTTCCTTCGCAGCAACAAACTGTCTGGCATCATCTAGGGTCCATTTCGCCCCCAAGAGCGGCATGTGTTCCGCAACGCGCGGGGTATTCATATGCAAAACGATGTCTTCCAATGCGACATCCGTGAGCCGCACAAACCGTATCTTCGGTGGATGTTTCAAGTCACATTTACCCGCTTGAGATGCCTACATACGCCACCGTATATGATGCCCCTTGGAATTGTAAATACGGCAGCGTATATTTTGACGATGAACAAAACCAAATTCCCATCAGAGACCTGGTTGGCCGCCGGCTTTCGTGCTCTTACATCCGATGGCCCAACCGCAATCAGGGTCGAAGCCCTGGCGCGAAATCTTGGAGCCACCAAAGGATCGTTCTATTGGAACTTCGACGACCTTCCCTCCTTCAAACGCGAGATGCTGGCGCTCTGGCGCAATAGGGTTGCTGAGGAAATTGAAAGCGTCAGCGCAGTGGATGCATCACTGCGTTTGGAACGGTTGATTGCGCAGGCGTCAGGATCAGCCCCCGACAGATTTGGCGGGCGGCGGGTTGAACCCGCAATGCGGTCATGGGCATTAACGGATCCAGACGCCTTAGCGGTGGTCAACGACGTTGATCACATCAGGCTGGCGTTCCTGGCAGAGCTGCTAGCTGATATTGGGCAACATGATCCCGCTGTCGTTCACCTAGTCTACGGCGCCTATATTGGGTTGACCGATCTAGCAGCCAAGGGAGCCGTCGATATTGGCGTCGCCCTGGATGCACTATTAAAGAGTGTTTCGAGCCCCTAACCGGACAAACATATGCCGCCCCAACAGGCGGCATATGCAGAGCGACAAGCCAAAGGATCAGTCTTACAGGCCGCCAATATGGAGCGCTTTTGTTTCCAGGTACTCTTCGATCCCCTCCTGCGCGCCTTCACGGCCCAGGCCAGAGGATTTCACCCCACCAAACGGCGCTTCGGCATTGCTCACCGCCCCAGTGTTGAGCCCAACCAAGCCAAATTCGAGCGCCTCGCCAAACCGGAACGCGCGGGCGATGTCCTGGGTATAGAAATAGGCAGCCAATCCAAAGGGGGTGCCATTTGCGATCTCGAGCGCCTCGTCTTCGGTTTCAAATCGAAAGATCGGCGCAACCGGCCCAAAGGTTTCTTCCGACGCCAACTGCATCTCGGTTGTGGCATCGCGCAACACCAGGGGATCCGCAAATTGCGCGCTGAGCTGACGTTGCCGCGTGGTGCGGGTGGCGCCCTTTGCCACTGCGTCTTGAACATGGGTATTGATCTTTTCAAGCGCGGCGGCGTTGATCATGGGGCCAATATCAACTCCTGCGTGATCCCCCTGCCCCACGGTCAGTGCATCTACCCGCGCGGTTAGCTTTTCCACAAAGGCATCATAGATTTCCGATTGCACCAAAATCCGGTTGGCGCAGACGCAGGTCTGGCCACCGTTGCGGAATTTCGACAGCATCGCGCCCTCAACAGCGGCGTCAATATTGGCGTCATCAAAGACAACAAAGGGCGCGTTGCCGCCCAGCTCGAGGCTCAGTTTCTTCAAGCTCGGCGCGCATTGTTCTGCCAACAAGGCCCCAACGCGGGTCGAGCCAGTGAAGGATAGTTTGCGCACAACCGGGCTAGAGGTCAGGGCCTTGCCGATCTCTGTGGGCAGACCTGTGACGACATTGATGACACCCTTGGGTATGCCGGCTCGCTCTGCCAGAACAGCAAGCGCCAAGGCTGAATATGGGGTAAAGTCAGAGGGTTTGATCACAACGGTACAGCCGGCCGCCAAGGCGGGCGCGACCTTGCGGGTGATCATCGCATTGGGGAAATTCCAGGGCGTGATGATCGCCGCAACCCCAACGGGCTCTTTCAAGGCAAGCAATTTTTTACCAGGAACCGGGATGACCTTCCCATTGATCCGGCGGGCTTCTTCGGCGAACCACCGCACAAAACTTGCCCCATAGTCAATTTCACCTTCGGCCTCAGCCAGGGGTTTACCCTGTTCAGCGCTGAGAATACGACCCAGATCCTGTTTGTGGGTCAACATCAGGTCATGCCAGGCCATCAAAAGATTCGCCCGCTCTGCATTGGAACGTGCGCGCCAGGCGACCATTGCCGTCTCAGCTGCCGCGATGGCGGCCTCGGTCTCGGCCCCGGTGCAATCCGGAACCTTGCCGATCACAGATCCGGTCGCAGGGTTGGTCACTGACATGTCAGGGCGTTCCAGCCATTCGCCGTTGATAAATGCGGCGTGGCGCAACAATTTGGGGTCTTGTAGGTTCATGATCAAAGCTCCAGTTCTGCGATGATTGCTGCGG from Phaeobacter sp. G2 encodes the following:
- a CDS encoding DUF1028 domain-containing protein, whose product is MTFSLVARCAETGMFGMAISSSSPAVAARCAFARAGVGAVASQNVTDPSLGPLTLDLMQGGMSAPEAIAEVQARGQFMEYRQVLAVDGQGRTAIHSGPKSLGIWTQAEAENVASGGNLLANDSVPQAIVAGFTGAKGHIGDRLIAAMRAGLSAGGEAGPVHSAGMMIVDKVAWPVAELRCDWTQGCPIENIATAWEVYKPQLDAYTQRALDPREAPSYGVPGDE
- a CDS encoding RidA family protein gives rise to the protein MAHTRIRKFNTGDTYPEQNLDNDLCQAVVTQGGKTVWLRGQCPQSLDDAKNIDSHDPVEQTHKVMQNIRQLIEEAGGDMSHLVKVVVYITDVRHREAVYRTMGEYIKGVHPVSTGLVVQALARPDWLVEIDGTAVIPD
- a CDS encoding NAD(P)/FAD-dependent oxidoreductase, with product MPVEKTDTLIVGGGQAGIAMSEHLGRAGVPHLVLEKNRTAEAWRTGRWDALVTNGPVWHDRFPNMNFEGEAPDAFVSKDRVADYLVDYAAMVQAPIREGVEVLEARRQPGTGRFLVKTSAGEIEADRIVAATGAFQHPVIPPIVPETAPVTQLHSFHYKNPDQLPDGAVMVVGAGASGAQIADELNRAGRKVFLSVGSHGRPPRRYRGRDFVWWLGVLGLWDMAAPAPGTEHVTISVSGAYGGQTMDFRRLAGEGVVLTGLTAGYEDGVLRFAVDLQANVAKGDADYAELLDMADAYVARTGLDLPMDPQARQAFPDPDCLSQPLNAIDLKQENVGTIIWATGFRQDFDWLKVDAFDERGAPIHQRGLSTEPGVYFLGLPWQSRRGSSFLWGVWHDAKHVADQIEIQRAYMAYDGEAAIVSAAAE
- a CDS encoding TetR/AcrR family transcriptional regulator, giving the protein MQNDVFQCDIREPHKPYLRWMFQVTFTRLRCLHTPPYMMPLGIVNTAAYILTMNKTKFPSETWLAAGFRALTSDGPTAIRVEALARNLGATKGSFYWNFDDLPSFKREMLALWRNRVAEEIESVSAVDASLRLERLIAQASGSAPDRFGGRRVEPAMRSWALTDPDALAVVNDVDHIRLAFLAELLADIGQHDPAVVHLVYGAYIGLTDLAAKGAVDIGVALDALLKSVSSP
- a CDS encoding NAD-dependent succinate-semialdehyde dehydrogenase, yielding MNLQDPKLLRHAAFINGEWLERPDMSVTNPATGSVIGKVPDCTGAETEAAIAAAETAMVAWRARSNAERANLLMAWHDLMLTHKQDLGRILSAEQGKPLAEAEGEIDYGASFVRWFAEEARRINGKVIPVPGKKLLALKEPVGVAAIITPWNFPNAMITRKVAPALAAGCTVVIKPSDFTPYSALALAVLAERAGIPKGVINVVTGLPTEIGKALTSSPVVRKLSFTGSTRVGALLAEQCAPSLKKLSLELGGNAPFVVFDDANIDAAVEGAMLSKFRNGGQTCVCANRILVQSEIYDAFVEKLTARVDALTVGQGDHAGVDIGPMINAAALEKINTHVQDAVAKGATRTTRQRQLSAQFADPLVLRDATTEMQLASEETFGPVAPIFRFETEDEALEIANGTPFGLAAYFYTQDIARAFRFGEALEFGLVGLNTGAVSNAEAPFGGVKSSGLGREGAQEGIEEYLETKALHIGGL